A genome region from Solanum pennellii chromosome 12, SPENNV200 includes the following:
- the LOC107007359 gene encoding phosphoglucan phosphatase LSF1, chloroplastic isoform X1 — MSLELTHIFMHTNYTTSCYNQSHCSLKMCSLQLPNCRVFNDANFSSSSDKLQKCVVFSSFWGVELCFNDARLTASSAVKRRQYRPISAMSSSSDSPFNMNLNEYMVTLVKPLGIRFALSVDGKVFVHALKKGGNAEKSRIIMVGDTLKKASDSSTGGLIEINDFGDTEYETKMMNENAGPCSLVLERPSFPFPIHQLYLMDDIDILYNRGRVSIATWNKNLLASNLRTSCEGSGNSGFVVFSPKLLTLNGWNVLSNGDPIRQQGNLNGTPWLPFSPIINIFSEKDMIDSEWAHGNFPLEEYVKALDRSKGELYYNHDLGMRYNKITEQIYVGSCIQKESDVEILSDVGITAVVNFQSGIEAENWGINADIINESCQRFNILMINYPIREGDSFDMRKKLPFCVGLLLRLLKKNHKVYVTCTTGFDRSPACVVAYLHWMTDTSLHAAYNFVTGLHLCKPDRPAIAWATWDLIAMVEKGAHDGPATHAITFVWNGHEGEDVYLVGDFTDNWKEPIQAVHKGGPRFEAEVRLSQGKYLYKYIISGNWRHSANSPTERDERGNLNNVIVVGDVASVRPLIPQQKKDANIMKVIERPLTENERFMLAKAARCVAFSICPITLAPK; from the exons ATGTCTCTAGAACTTACTCACATCTTTATGCACACAAATTATACTACTTCTTGCTACAATCAATCACATTGTTCTTTGAAAATGTGTTCACTACAACTTCCGAATTGCAGGGTTTTCAACGATGCtaacttctcttcttcttcggaTAAGTTGCAGAAATGTGTGGTTTTCTCCTCATTTTGGGGAGTAGAGTTGTGCTTCAATGATGCACGGCTTACAGCTAGTTCGGCAGTTAAACGACGACAATATCGGCCGATTTCTGCTATGTCTTCATCTTCTGATTCACCTTTCAACATGAATTTGAATGAGTATATGGTTACACTTGTAAAACCGCTGGGTATTCGCTTCGCTCTCTCTGTTGATGGCAAAGTGTTCGTTCATGCTCTTAAGAAAGGG GGGAATGCTGAGAAATCAAGAATAATAATGGTTGGTGATACATTGAAAAAGGCCAGTGACTCTTCAACTGGGGGGCTTATTGAGATCAATGACTTTGGCGATACAGAGTATGAAAC GAAGATGATGAATGAGAACGCAGGGCCTTGTAGCCTGGTTCTTGAGAGACCCTCTTTTCCATTTCCTATCCACCAGCTATATCTTATGGATGATATTGATATTCTGTATAATAGAGGTCGTGTTTCCATTGCTACATGGAACAAAAATTTACTTGCCTCCAACTTGCGAACGTCATGTGAGGGCAGTGGGAACTCTGGATTTGTAGTATTTTCCCCAAAGTTATTAACATTAAATGGATGGAATGTTCTGAGTAATGGAGATCCAATCAGGCAACAAGGAAATCTGAACGGTACCCCCTGGTTACCATTTAGCCCAATTATCAACATATTTTCTGAGAAAGACATGATAGATTCTGAATGGGCGCATGGGAATTTCCCACTGGAAGAATACGTAAAGGCGTTGGATCGTTCAAAGGGAGAACTGTATTACAACCATGATCTTGGTATGCGCTACAACAAG ATTACTGAGCAAATATATGTGGGATCGTGCATACAAAAGGAATCTGATGTGGAAATTCTGTCAGATGTG GGGATCACTGCTGTGGTGAATTTTCAGAGTGGGATCGAGGCTGAAAATTGGGGAATTAATGCCGACATAATCAATGAATCGTGCCAAAGGTTTAATATCCTTATGATCAACTATCCCATAAG GGAAGGAGATTCATTTGACATGAGAAAGAAACTTCCATTTTGTGTTGGTCTTCTTTTACGCTTATTAAAGAAAAACCACAAAGTCTACGTGACTTGTACAACTGGTTTTGATAGATCCCCTGCTTGTGTAGTAGCTTACCTTCATTGGATGACAGATACTTCCCTTCATGCAGCCTATAATTTTGTCACTGGGTTGCATTTATGCAAGCCTGACAG ACCAGCCATTGCCTGGGCAACATGGGATCTCATAGCTATGGTTGAAAAAGGTGCACATGATGGGCCTGCAACGCATGCCATAACATTTGTATGGAATGGGCATGAG GGGGAGGATGTCTACCTGGTTGGAGATTTTACAGATAACTGGAAAGAACCAATTCAGGCAGTCCACAAAGGTGGTCCAAGATTTGAGGCTGAAGTTAGACTTTCACAGGGAAA GTACCTATACAAGTACATAATTAGTGGAAACTGGAGGCATTCAGCCAATTCACCAACTGAAAGAGATGAAAGGGGAAATCTCAATAATGTAATTGTTGTTGGTGATGTTGCCAGTGTCAGGCCTTTGATACCACAGCAAAAGAAG gacgCAAATATTATGAAGGTGATTGAGAGGCCATTGACAGAAAATGAGCGGTTCATGCTGGCAAAAGCTGCTCGATGTGTTGCATTCTCAATCTGCCCAATAACGCTAGCACCTAAATAG
- the LOC107007359 gene encoding phosphoglucan phosphatase LSF1, chloroplastic isoform X2, translating to MSLELTHIFMHTNYTTSCYNQSHCSLKMCSLQLPNCRVFNDANFSSSSDKLQKCVVFSSFWGVELCFNDARLTASSAVKRRQYRPISAMSSSSDSPFNMNLNEYMVTLVKPLGIRFALSVDGKVFVHALKKGGNAEKSRIIMVGDTLKKASDSSTGGLIEINDFGDTEKMMNENAGPCSLVLERPSFPFPIHQLYLMDDIDILYNRGRVSIATWNKNLLASNLRTSCEGSGNSGFVVFSPKLLTLNGWNVLSNGDPIRQQGNLNGTPWLPFSPIINIFSEKDMIDSEWAHGNFPLEEYVKALDRSKGELYYNHDLGMRYNKITEQIYVGSCIQKESDVEILSDVGITAVVNFQSGIEAENWGINADIINESCQRFNILMINYPIREGDSFDMRKKLPFCVGLLLRLLKKNHKVYVTCTTGFDRSPACVVAYLHWMTDTSLHAAYNFVTGLHLCKPDRPAIAWATWDLIAMVEKGAHDGPATHAITFVWNGHEGEDVYLVGDFTDNWKEPIQAVHKGGPRFEAEVRLSQGKYLYKYIISGNWRHSANSPTERDERGNLNNVIVVGDVASVRPLIPQQKKDANIMKVIERPLTENERFMLAKAARCVAFSICPITLAPK from the exons ATGTCTCTAGAACTTACTCACATCTTTATGCACACAAATTATACTACTTCTTGCTACAATCAATCACATTGTTCTTTGAAAATGTGTTCACTACAACTTCCGAATTGCAGGGTTTTCAACGATGCtaacttctcttcttcttcggaTAAGTTGCAGAAATGTGTGGTTTTCTCCTCATTTTGGGGAGTAGAGTTGTGCTTCAATGATGCACGGCTTACAGCTAGTTCGGCAGTTAAACGACGACAATATCGGCCGATTTCTGCTATGTCTTCATCTTCTGATTCACCTTTCAACATGAATTTGAATGAGTATATGGTTACACTTGTAAAACCGCTGGGTATTCGCTTCGCTCTCTCTGTTGATGGCAAAGTGTTCGTTCATGCTCTTAAGAAAGGG GGGAATGCTGAGAAATCAAGAATAATAATGGTTGGTGATACATTGAAAAAGGCCAGTGACTCTTCAACTGGGGGGCTTATTGAGATCAATGACTTTGGCGATACAGA GAAGATGATGAATGAGAACGCAGGGCCTTGTAGCCTGGTTCTTGAGAGACCCTCTTTTCCATTTCCTATCCACCAGCTATATCTTATGGATGATATTGATATTCTGTATAATAGAGGTCGTGTTTCCATTGCTACATGGAACAAAAATTTACTTGCCTCCAACTTGCGAACGTCATGTGAGGGCAGTGGGAACTCTGGATTTGTAGTATTTTCCCCAAAGTTATTAACATTAAATGGATGGAATGTTCTGAGTAATGGAGATCCAATCAGGCAACAAGGAAATCTGAACGGTACCCCCTGGTTACCATTTAGCCCAATTATCAACATATTTTCTGAGAAAGACATGATAGATTCTGAATGGGCGCATGGGAATTTCCCACTGGAAGAATACGTAAAGGCGTTGGATCGTTCAAAGGGAGAACTGTATTACAACCATGATCTTGGTATGCGCTACAACAAG ATTACTGAGCAAATATATGTGGGATCGTGCATACAAAAGGAATCTGATGTGGAAATTCTGTCAGATGTG GGGATCACTGCTGTGGTGAATTTTCAGAGTGGGATCGAGGCTGAAAATTGGGGAATTAATGCCGACATAATCAATGAATCGTGCCAAAGGTTTAATATCCTTATGATCAACTATCCCATAAG GGAAGGAGATTCATTTGACATGAGAAAGAAACTTCCATTTTGTGTTGGTCTTCTTTTACGCTTATTAAAGAAAAACCACAAAGTCTACGTGACTTGTACAACTGGTTTTGATAGATCCCCTGCTTGTGTAGTAGCTTACCTTCATTGGATGACAGATACTTCCCTTCATGCAGCCTATAATTTTGTCACTGGGTTGCATTTATGCAAGCCTGACAG ACCAGCCATTGCCTGGGCAACATGGGATCTCATAGCTATGGTTGAAAAAGGTGCACATGATGGGCCTGCAACGCATGCCATAACATTTGTATGGAATGGGCATGAG GGGGAGGATGTCTACCTGGTTGGAGATTTTACAGATAACTGGAAAGAACCAATTCAGGCAGTCCACAAAGGTGGTCCAAGATTTGAGGCTGAAGTTAGACTTTCACAGGGAAA GTACCTATACAAGTACATAATTAGTGGAAACTGGAGGCATTCAGCCAATTCACCAACTGAAAGAGATGAAAGGGGAAATCTCAATAATGTAATTGTTGTTGGTGATGTTGCCAGTGTCAGGCCTTTGATACCACAGCAAAAGAAG gacgCAAATATTATGAAGGTGATTGAGAGGCCATTGACAGAAAATGAGCGGTTCATGCTGGCAAAAGCTGCTCGATGTGTTGCATTCTCAATCTGCCCAATAACGCTAGCACCTAAATAG